One window from the genome of Paracoccus marcusii encodes:
- a CDS encoding UbiH/UbiF family hydroxylase, with protein MTDTRIDDIDILISGGGLAGLIAACAFGAQGFSVLCVDPAPPVTEEDAAGADLRSTAFLMPSVALFERIGLWESLAPHATALQVMRIVDAGGATATPRLTRDFDAAEIGDQPFGWNLPNWLMRRELMARTQALPSVRVIHGTGTATVLPRSEGAVVTLTDGRRLRARLLIGADGRDSAVRRALGIGTRTWRYGQKALAFAVTHEQPHHNVSTEVHRFGGPFTLVPLPDRDGQPGSAVVWMDDAAAIDALLALPAPGFEAALNDRSAGVLGHLRQATPLTAWPIVSQIADRFAGPRTALIAEAAHVLPPIGAQGLNMSLADLSALLELSRADPGSADSLARYNRTRRPDAYARILAIDALNRASQAQLRPLRDLRAAALGGLYGIAPVRRMMMRAGLGLS; from the coding sequence ATGACCGACACGCGCATCGACGACATCGACATCCTGATCTCGGGCGGCGGGCTGGCCGGTCTGATCGCCGCCTGCGCCTTCGGGGCCCAGGGGTTCTCGGTCCTCTGCGTCGATCCTGCCCCCCCGGTGACGGAGGAGGACGCGGCGGGCGCCGACCTGCGCTCCACCGCCTTCCTGATGCCCTCGGTCGCGCTTTTCGAACGCATCGGGCTGTGGGAGAGCCTCGCCCCCCACGCCACCGCGTTGCAGGTGATGCGCATCGTCGATGCCGGGGGCGCCACCGCCACGCCGCGCCTGACCCGCGACTTCGACGCGGCCGAGATCGGCGACCAGCCATTCGGCTGGAACCTGCCCAACTGGCTGATGCGGCGCGAGCTGATGGCGCGCACCCAGGCCCTGCCCTCGGTCCGGGTGATCCACGGCACCGGCACGGCGACGGTCCTGCCCCGATCCGAAGGTGCGGTCGTGACCCTGACCGACGGCCGCCGCCTGCGCGCCCGCCTGCTGATCGGCGCGGACGGCCGCGATTCCGCGGTCCGTCGCGCCCTGGGCATCGGCACGCGCACCTGGCGCTATGGGCAAAAGGCGCTGGCCTTTGCCGTGACGCATGAACAGCCCCACCACAACGTCTCGACCGAGGTGCACCGCTTCGGCGGGCCCTTCACGCTGGTCCCTCTGCCCGACCGCGACGGACAGCCCGGTTCGGCCGTGGTCTGGATGGACGACGCCGCCGCCATCGACGCGCTGCTGGCCCTGCCCGCCCCAGGCTTCGAAGCCGCGCTGAACGACCGCTCCGCCGGGGTGCTGGGCCACCTGCGCCAGGCGACCCCCCTGACCGCCTGGCCGATCGTCAGCCAGATCGCCGACCGCTTCGCCGGCCCCCGCACCGCGCTGATCGCCGAGGCCGCGCATGTCCTGCCCCCCATCGGCGCGCAGGGCCTGAACATGAGCCTGGCCGACCTCTCGGCGCTGCTGGAGCTCAGCCGCGCCGATCCGGGCAGCGCCGACAGCCTTGCCCGATACAACCGCACGCGCCGCCCGGACGCCTATGCACGCATCCTGGCCATCGACGCCCTGAACCGCGCCAGTCAGGCGCAGCTGCGCCCGCTGCGCGACCTGCGCGCCGCGGCTCTTGGCGGGTTGTACGGAATCGCACCCGTGCGCCGGATGATGATGCGGGCCGGCCTGGGTCTCAGCTAA
- a CDS encoding Lrp/AsnC family transcriptional regulator — protein MDDLDRNILAQLSGDARMSVAVLARRLRVARSTVQARLERLESTGAIAGYTLRLGEAARGARIRATVLLGIEPRAQPGVLSRLKSLPQVERVHTTSGRVDLLLQLATASTTELDETLDRIGGIEGVRSSESLIHLATKLDRAV, from the coding sequence TTGGACGATCTGGATCGCAACATTCTGGCGCAGCTGTCGGGCGACGCGCGCATGTCGGTGGCGGTGCTGGCCCGCCGCCTGCGCGTCGCGCGCTCGACCGTGCAGGCCCGGCTGGAGCGGCTGGAGAGCACCGGCGCCATCGCCGGATACACGCTGCGCCTGGGAGAGGCCGCGCGCGGGGCCCGCATCCGCGCCACCGTCCTGCTGGGCATCGAGCCCCGCGCCCAGCCCGGCGTGCTGTCGCGGCTCAAGTCCCTGCCCCAGGTCGAGCGTGTGCACACCACCAGCGGCCGGGTCGACCTGCTGCTGCAGCTGGCCACCGCCTCGACGACCGAACTGGACGAGACGCTGGACCGCATCGGCGGGATCGAGGGCGTGCGGTCGTCCGAAAGCCTGATCCACCTGGCGACCAAGCTGGATCGCGCCGTCTAG
- a CDS encoding DUF2235 domain-containing protein, with amino-acid sequence MSVTRPPTIHVVLMDGTFASLADGRRSSIGRIHRLLTGQLGALPPGRIRVHYGMGQQWTRWRTLPDLVMGRILETRITDAYGWLASGYRPGDRIFMLGYSRGAFAIRSLAGMISRVGLLQAQAATERHIRLAWRYYHQGGTPQAMAAFRRRRCHAQAPIRMVGCFDTVMALGLRLPVLWMLTEPRFRFHDAHLGQGIEHGFQALALDETRAAFAPLLWDDAHAAGRIEQMWFRGAHPDIGGQLSGFEMSRPLANIPLVWMLDRAEQVGLPLPPGWRGLFPGDAAAPSIGSWRNWGKAFLARTPRLAGRHMTEALHPTVPRPVAGPARLTGHLAAHRPLRRRSPATIAARWRRPPVDPA; translated from the coding sequence ATGAGCGTGACCAGACCACCCACCATCCATGTCGTGCTGATGGACGGCACCTTCGCGTCGCTGGCCGATGGCAGGCGCAGTTCCATCGGCCGCATCCACCGCCTGCTGACGGGCCAGCTGGGCGCCCTGCCGCCCGGACGCATCCGCGTCCATTACGGCATGGGACAGCAATGGACCCGCTGGCGCACGCTGCCCGACCTGGTCATGGGCCGCATCCTGGAAACCCGCATCACCGATGCCTATGGCTGGCTGGCCAGCGGCTATCGCCCCGGCGACCGGATCTTCATGCTGGGCTATTCCCGCGGGGCCTTCGCGATCCGCAGCCTGGCGGGGATGATCAGCCGCGTGGGCCTGCTGCAGGCACAAGCGGCGACCGAACGCCACATCCGGCTGGCCTGGCGCTATTACCACCAGGGGGGCACGCCGCAGGCGATGGCCGCCTTCCGGCGCAGGCGCTGTCATGCGCAGGCGCCGATCCGCATGGTCGGCTGTTTCGACACCGTGATGGCCCTGGGCCTGCGGCTGCCGGTGCTGTGGATGCTGACGGAACCGCGGTTCCGCTTTCACGACGCGCATCTGGGGCAGGGGATCGAGCACGGGTTCCAGGCCTTGGCCCTGGATGAGACCCGCGCCGCCTTTGCGCCGCTGCTGTGGGACGATGCCCATGCGGCGGGTCGGATCGAGCAGATGTGGTTTCGCGGCGCGCATCCCGACATCGGCGGACAGCTGTCCGGGTTCGAGATGTCGCGGCCCCTGGCGAACATCCCGCTGGTCTGGATGCTGGATCGGGCCGAACAGGTCGGCCTGCCGTTGCCGCCCGGATGGCGGGGGCTGTTTCCGGGAGATGCCGCGGCGCCGTCAATCGGGTCGTGGCGCAATTGGGGCAAGGCGTTCCTGGCGCGCACGCCCCGCCTTGCCGGCCGCCACATGACCGAGGCGCTGCATCCGACGGTGCCAAGACCCGTTGCCGGCCCGGCCCGCCTGACCGGACACCTGGCCGCGCACCGCCCGCTGCGCCGCAGATCGCCCGCCACCATCGCCGCGCGCTGGCGCCGCCCGCCCGTCGATCCCGCCTAA
- a CDS encoding DUF1428 domain-containing protein: MSYYSGFVLAVPADKRDDYADHATRAWPAFKRHGALRLVECWGEDVPHGKRTDFYRATEATGDEVPVLSWIEWPDRATADAAWAAMMTEDHPDMADMPFDGARMFWGGFAPIVDLR; this comes from the coding sequence ATGAGCTATTATTCCGGCTTCGTGCTGGCCGTGCCCGCGGACAAGCGCGACGACTATGCCGATCACGCGACCAGGGCCTGGCCGGCGTTCAAGCGTCACGGCGCGCTGCGCCTGGTCGAATGCTGGGGCGAGGACGTGCCCCACGGCAAGCGCACCGATTTCTATCGCGCGACCGAGGCCACCGGCGACGAGGTCCCGGTGCTGTCCTGGATCGAATGGCCTGACCGTGCCACCGCGGATGCCGCATGGGCCGCGATGATGACCGAGGACCACCCCGACATGGCCGACATGCCCTTTGACGGGGCGCGCATGTTCTGGGGCGGCTTTGCCCCCATCGTGGACCTGCGCTGA
- a CDS encoding DMT family transporter — MSDDRPTQPYAASAAVAAPPPVPPQGQAPVRDRTGLAIAMMCAVSLIFAFQDVFSRILGGGYPPVLIVMIRYWVFALFVIALVARQPGGLKRAIRTKRPLTQIARGVILALEVLIMVEAFVRLGLIETHAVFSVYPLLVAALSGPVLGEAVGWRRWTAIAVGFAGIIVILNPGGGVISMAALLPFAAALMFALYGLLTRHVSRDDPAMVSFFWTGVSGAVAMTLVGIWDWQWLAPMDWVWMACLCVCGMTSHYLMIRSYELAEASALQPFGYTQLVWVSILGVVLFNETLRANVVIGAAIVVAASLFTLWRQRMRSR, encoded by the coding sequence ATGTCCGACGACCGACCGACCCAGCCCTATGCCGCATCCGCCGCCGTCGCGGCGCCGCCCCCGGTTCCGCCGCAGGGGCAGGCCCCCGTCCGCGACCGCACCGGCCTTGCCATCGCCATGATGTGCGCGGTCAGCCTGATCTTCGCCTTCCAGGACGTGTTCTCTCGCATCCTGGGCGGGGGCTATCCGCCGGTGCTGATCGTGATGATCCGGTACTGGGTCTTTGCGCTGTTCGTGATCGCGCTGGTCGCGCGCCAGCCGGGCGGGTTGAAACGCGCCATCCGCACGAAACGCCCCCTGACCCAGATCGCCCGCGGCGTGATCCTGGCGCTGGAGGTGCTGATCATGGTCGAGGCCTTCGTCCGCTTGGGCCTGATCGAGACGCATGCGGTCTTTTCCGTCTATCCGCTGCTGGTCGCGGCCCTGTCCGGGCCGGTCCTGGGCGAGGCTGTCGGATGGCGGCGCTGGACCGCCATCGCGGTGGGCTTTGCCGGGATCATCGTGATCCTGAACCCCGGCGGCGGGGTCATCAGCATGGCGGCGCTGCTGCCCTTTGCGGCCGCGCTGATGTTCGCGCTGTACGGCCTGCTGACGCGACATGTGTCGCGCGACGATCCGGCGATGGTCAGCTTTTTCTGGACCGGGGTGTCAGGGGCGGTGGCCATGACGCTGGTGGGTATCTGGGACTGGCAGTGGCTGGCACCGATGGACTGGGTCTGGATGGCCTGCCTGTGCGTCTGCGGCATGACCTCGCATTACCTGATGATCCGCAGCTATGAGCTGGCCGAGGCGTCGGCCCTGCAGCCCTTCGGCTATACGCAGCTCGTCTGGGTCAGCATCCTGGGCGTGGTCCTGTTCAACGAGACCTTGCGCGCCAACGTCGTGATCGGGGCCGCGATCGTGGTCGCGGCCAGCCTGTTCACTCTGTGGCGACAGCGGATGCGGTCGCGCTGA
- a CDS encoding LysR family transcriptional regulator gives MHLELRHLRTVHAIHEQGGLARAAEVLNITQSALSHQVKALEEQSGAQLFVRRAKPMRLSAAGMRLLRLAEQVLPLVEATEAEFKGVEAGRIGRLHIAMECHACFDWLLPVLDIFRRAWPDVDVDIRQRLAFGALPALVREEVDLVISSDPEDLAGVTFQPLFDYAPTLVVPAGHPLAAKGHADPADLAAETLITYPMDRARLDVFSQFLTPAGIEPARQRTVELTAVALMLVASGRGVAVMPDWVLRREAANPELVLLPLGPQGIRRRLYAAVRSDDLSQPYMAHVLRLSRTEPLRMLRGPSS, from the coding sequence ATGCATCTGGAACTGCGCCATCTGCGCACCGTGCATGCGATCCACGAACAGGGCGGCCTGGCCCGCGCCGCCGAGGTGCTGAACATCACGCAGAGCGCGCTGTCCCACCAGGTCAAGGCGCTGGAGGAGCAGTCGGGTGCCCAGTTGTTCGTGCGCCGCGCCAAGCCCATGCGCCTGTCCGCCGCGGGCATGCGCCTGCTGCGCCTGGCCGAACAGGTCCTGCCCCTGGTCGAGGCGACCGAGGCAGAGTTCAAGGGCGTCGAGGCCGGGCGCATCGGTCGGCTGCACATCGCGATGGAATGCCACGCCTGCTTTGACTGGCTGCTGCCGGTGCTGGACATCTTTCGCCGCGCCTGGCCGGATGTGGACGTGGACATCCGTCAGCGGCTGGCCTTCGGAGCGCTGCCCGCGCTGGTGCGCGAGGAGGTGGACCTGGTGATCTCCTCGGACCCCGAGGATCTGGCGGGCGTCACCTTTCAGCCGCTGTTCGACTATGCGCCGACCTTGGTCGTGCCGGCGGGACATCCGCTGGCGGCCAAGGGCCATGCCGATCCCGCCGATCTGGCCGCCGAGACGCTGATCACCTATCCCATGGACCGCGCACGGCTGGACGTGTTCAGCCAGTTCCTGACGCCCGCGGGCATCGAACCCGCGCGCCAGCGCACGGTCGAACTGACCGCGGTGGCGCTGATGCTGGTGGCATCCGGGCGGGGCGTCGCGGTCATGCCGGACTGGGTCCTGCGGCGCGAGGCCGCGAACCCGGAACTGGTGCTGCTGCCGCTGGGGCCGCAGGGGATCCGCCGCCGTCTGTACGCGGCGGTGCGGTCGGACGACCTGTCGCAGCCCTACATGGCGCATGTGCTGCGCCTATCGCGCACCGAACCCCTGCGGATGCTGCGCGGCCCGTCCAGCTAG
- the metF gene encoding methylenetetrahydrofolate reductase [NAD(P)H] yields MTTPNVSFEFFPPKTLEASFKLWETAKVLAPLAPDFVSVTYGAGGTTRKLTHEAVTTINRQFGLQVAAHLTCVEATRAETMEIVQSYADAGITQIVALRGDAPKGADRFTPHDDGFANSVELIEAIAARGDMTIRCGAYPEPHPDSADGDADVTWLKRKIEAGATSAITQFFFEPETFFRFRDKCVAAGIDAPIIPGLLPVQSWAGTKRFAATCNTTVPDWAEEAFQLAALDGPDAQRALATDLSVELCEKLIAGGVDQLHFYTLNRPELTRDVCAALGVRPKAGLEAVA; encoded by the coding sequence ATGACCACGCCGAATGTCAGCTTTGAGTTCTTCCCGCCCAAGACGCTGGAAGCCTCGTTCAAGCTGTGGGAGACCGCGAAGGTGCTGGCCCCGCTGGCCCCCGATTTCGTGTCGGTCACCTATGGCGCCGGCGGCACGACCCGCAAGCTGACCCATGAGGCCGTGACCACGATCAACCGCCAGTTCGGGTTGCAGGTCGCGGCGCATCTGACCTGCGTCGAGGCCACCCGCGCCGAGACGATGGAGATCGTGCAGTCCTATGCCGATGCCGGGATCACCCAGATCGTGGCGCTGCGCGGCGATGCGCCCAAGGGGGCCGACCGCTTCACCCCGCATGACGACGGCTTCGCCAATTCGGTCGAACTGATCGAGGCGATCGCCGCGCGCGGCGACATGACGATCCGCTGCGGCGCCTATCCCGAACCGCACCCGGACAGCGCCGATGGCGATGCCGACGTGACCTGGCTGAAGCGCAAGATCGAGGCCGGGGCCACCAGCGCCATCACGCAGTTCTTCTTCGAACCCGAAACCTTTTTCCGCTTTCGCGACAAATGCGTCGCGGCCGGCATCGACGCGCCGATCATCCCCGGCCTGCTGCCGGTCCAAAGCTGGGCCGGGACCAAGCGGTTCGCCGCGACCTGCAACACCACCGTCCCGGACTGGGCCGAGGAGGCGTTCCAACTTGCGGCCCTGGACGGCCCCGACGCACAGCGCGCGCTTGCGACCGACCTGTCGGTGGAGCTGTGCGAAAAGCTGATCGCGGGCGGCGTGGACCAGCTGCATTTCTATACGCTGAACCGTCCCGAACTGACCCGCGACGTCTGCGCCGCCTTGGGCGTGCGCCCCAAGGCCGGGCTGGAGGCCGTGGCCTGA
- a CDS encoding lytic transglycosylase domain-containing protein — protein MRLLRDMTMAGLLALSLALPARAEDPGAMALALAATQVQDWVTARDAARAAGPLGEALVGWHALRAGHGDFADYAGFLRNHPDWPGLDLLIQRGEARLRPGADPDDIRLWFDGRSPTTRAGLNALTAILPDADASLARQAFFTTQLLPAEDEAALLAAFPELLPLIPARITAMLDAGEWAQAERLLSRLPEADRPLPRARIAVQAGRAGVDDLILALPADLRSDPGLAMDRFDWRVGAKQHEGAQALLLESSTSAEALRVPARWASMRVDYTRLAMRNGDWDRALRLATPHFLTPDNRHYADLEWLAGFAALKTGDAARALTHFDHLETVVGAAISKSRAFYWQGRAHEALGDDAAARTAFGAAADLPGTYYGQLAMEKVGRSLPADYAVADAAIDTLPDWRGSALRENPIFRAGLWLVASGRRDDAQRFLLHLAETAAPDDIARMARLMYEAGTPWHGLRLAKQSANQGVIWPVAHFPLTGLEREDLGPPPELVMAIARQESEFNHTASSPVGAQGLMQVMPGTAEQVTRQIGMPYDLARLSNDASYNARIGSQYLIDLADRFGPSVALIAAGYNAGPGRSARWLNDFGDLRRDADPVDWVELIPFDETRNYVMRVAEALPIYRARIHGTPAPVVTRWDLSGGGAVPPPPARLTLALSAKPRPKPFIGPRLPEGWFSATASAVATE, from the coding sequence ATGCGACTTCTGCGTGACATGACGATGGCGGGCCTTCTGGCCCTGTCCCTGGCCCTGCCCGCACGGGCCGAGGATCCGGGCGCAATGGCGCTGGCCCTGGCCGCGACCCAGGTCCAGGACTGGGTGACCGCCCGTGACGCCGCCCGCGCCGCAGGCCCCTTGGGAGAGGCGCTGGTCGGCTGGCACGCCCTGCGCGCAGGCCACGGCGATTTCGCCGATTACGCGGGCTTTCTGCGCAACCATCCCGACTGGCCCGGCCTAGACCTGCTGATCCAGCGCGGAGAGGCGCGGCTGCGTCCCGGCGCCGATCCCGACGACATCCGCCTGTGGTTCGACGGCCGCAGCCCCACCACGCGGGCCGGCCTGAACGCGCTGACCGCGATCCTGCCCGACGCCGATGCCTCCCTGGCCCGTCAGGCCTTCTTCACCACGCAACTCCTGCCGGCCGAGGACGAGGCCGCCCTGCTGGCCGCCTTTCCCGAACTGCTGCCGCTGATCCCCGCGCGCATCACCGCGATGCTGGATGCGGGGGAATGGGCACAGGCCGAACGCCTGCTGTCCCGCCTGCCCGAGGCCGACCGCCCCCTGCCCCGCGCCCGGATCGCCGTGCAGGCGGGCCGTGCCGGCGTCGACGACCTGATCCTGGCGCTGCCTGCCGACCTGCGCTCCGATCCGGGCCTGGCGATGGACCGCTTCGACTGGCGCGTGGGCGCAAAGCAGCATGAGGGCGCCCAGGCCCTGCTGCTGGAATCCTCGACCAGCGCGGAGGCGCTGCGCGTTCCGGCGCGATGGGCGTCGATGCGGGTGGATTACACTCGGCTGGCCATGCGGAACGGCGACTGGGACCGCGCGCTGCGCTTGGCCACGCCGCATTTCCTGACGCCCGACAACCGCCATTACGCCGACCTGGAATGGCTGGCGGGCTTTGCCGCGTTGAAGACCGGCGATGCGGCCCGCGCGCTGACGCATTTCGACCATCTGGAAACCGTCGTCGGCGCCGCGATCAGCAAGTCGCGCGCCTTCTACTGGCAGGGCCGCGCGCATGAGGCCCTGGGCGACGATGCCGCCGCACGCACGGCCTTTGGCGCCGCGGCCGACCTGCCCGGCACCTATTACGGTCAGCTGGCGATGGAGAAGGTCGGCCGCAGCCTGCCCGCCGATTACGCCGTGGCCGACGCGGCCATCGACACCCTGCCCGACTGGCGCGGCAGTGCGCTGCGCGAGAACCCGATCTTTCGCGCAGGCCTGTGGCTGGTCGCCAGCGGACGGCGCGACGATGCGCAGCGCTTTCTGCTGCACTTGGCGGAAACCGCGGCGCCCGACGACATCGCCCGCATGGCGCGCCTGATGTACGAGGCCGGGACTCCCTGGCACGGGCTGCGCCTGGCCAAACAGTCGGCGAACCAGGGCGTGATCTGGCCCGTCGCGCATTTCCCCCTGACCGGGCTGGAGCGCGAGGACCTGGGCCCGCCCCCGGAACTGGTCATGGCCATCGCGCGGCAGGAATCCGAATTCAACCACACGGCCTCCAGCCCCGTCGGCGCGCAGGGGCTCATGCAGGTCATGCCCGGCACCGCCGAACAGGTCACGCGCCAGATCGGCATGCCCTATGACCTAGCGCGCCTGTCCAACGATGCCAGCTACAACGCGCGGATCGGGTCGCAATACCTGATCGACCTGGCCGACCGGTTCGGCCCGTCCGTGGCGCTGATCGCGGCGGGCTACAATGCCGGGCCGGGGCGGTCCGCGCGTTGGCTGAACGATTTCGGCGACCTGCGCCGCGATGCCGATCCCGTGGACTGGGTCGAGCTGATCCCCTTCGACGAGACGCGCAACTATGTCATGCGCGTGGCCGAGGCGCTGCCGATCTATCGTGCGCGCATCCATGGCACGCCCGCGCCGGTCGTCACCCGGTGGGACCTGTCGGGCGGCGGTGCGGTGCCGCCCCCGCCGGCGCGCCTGACGCTGGCCCTGTCGGCCAAGCCGCGGCCCAAGCCCTTCATCGGTCCGCGCCTGCCCGAAGGCTGGTTCAGCGCGACCGCATCCGCTGTCGCCACAGAGTGA
- the dapA gene encoding 4-hydroxy-tetrahydrodipicolinate synthase, whose product MFKGSMPALVTPFTPDGELDLDTLKKLVEWHVEQGSHAIVPVGTTGESPTLTHDEHRTVIEEVVRAVNGRIPVIAGAGSNSTREGIGLLQHAASVGADAGLVVTPYYNKPTQAGLIAHYTALTDACDLPIIIYNIPGRSVVDMMPETMGVLAKIPSIIGVKDATGKLERVSCQRMTCGADFIQLSGEDATALGFNAHGGVGCISVTANVAPRLCAQFQEATLRGDYAAALEIQDRLMPLHLAIFVEPGLVGAKYAMSRLGLCHERVRLPLTPLTEPTRHLIDAALEHAGLI is encoded by the coding sequence ATGTTCAAAGGGTCGATGCCAGCCCTGGTCACGCCGTTCACCCCGGACGGCGAGCTGGATCTGGACACGCTGAAGAAGCTGGTCGAATGGCATGTCGAACAGGGCAGCCACGCCATCGTGCCCGTGGGTACCACCGGCGAAAGTCCCACCCTGACCCATGACGAGCATCGCACCGTCATCGAGGAGGTGGTGCGTGCGGTGAACGGTCGCATCCCGGTCATCGCGGGCGCCGGGTCGAACTCCACGCGCGAGGGCATCGGCCTCTTGCAGCACGCGGCCAGCGTGGGCGCGGATGCGGGTCTGGTCGTCACGCCCTATTACAACAAGCCGACACAGGCGGGGCTGATCGCGCATTACACCGCGCTGACGGATGCCTGCGACCTGCCGATCATTATCTACAACATCCCCGGGCGGTCGGTTGTCGACATGATGCCCGAGACGATGGGCGTCCTGGCGAAGATCCCGTCGATCATCGGGGTCAAGGACGCGACCGGCAAGCTGGAGCGCGTCAGCTGCCAGCGCATGACCTGCGGGGCGGATTTCATCCAGCTGTCCGGAGAGGATGCGACGGCCCTGGGCTTCAACGCGCATGGCGGGGTGGGCTGCATCAGCGTGACCGCGAACGTCGCCCCGCGCCTGTGCGCGCAGTTCCAGGAGGCCACGCTGCGCGGCGATTACGCGGCGGCGCTGGAGATCCAGGACCGGCTGATGCCGCTGCATCTGGCAATCTTCGTGGAACCGGGGCTGGTGGGCGCGAAATACGCGATGTCGCGCCTGGGCCTGTGCCACGAGCGGGTGCGCCTGCCGCTGACGCCACTGACCGAACCGACGCGCCATCTGATCGACGCGGCGCTGGAGCATGCGGGCCTGATCTGA
- a CDS encoding type III PLP-dependent enzyme, producing MGQQKTVWENPAEVIRHLAPEHPVMVFAPTVLQDRARQFIDGFPGLVTYAVKSNPDEAVIQNLVAAGIRGFDVASPFEIDLIGRMAPHAARHYHNPVRARSEIAHGVSQNIRAWSVDSRSELDKLFDQVPTHVDGKGVEISPRFKLPVLGAAYDFGSKFGASPELAAELLAEVARRGYVPSLTFHPGTQCTDPIAWESYIRVSKDICDMAGVRAVRLNVGGGFPSHRVVGVEPDLTSIFQEIADTVTEMFGTDAPDLVCEPGRGIVADAYALITRVKGVRDGGHVFLNDGVYGGLAELPIIGNIDRIEVLTPKGTPREGEAGGRVIFGPTCDSVDRLPGELALPDTIQEGDFVIFHGAGAYSTVTNTRFNGFGAMTNATVMRLS from the coding sequence ATGGGACAACAGAAGACCGTCTGGGAAAATCCGGCCGAGGTCATCCGACATCTGGCCCCGGAACATCCGGTCATGGTCTTCGCGCCGACAGTCTTGCAAGACCGTGCGCGGCAATTCATCGACGGTTTTCCGGGGCTGGTGACCTATGCGGTCAAGTCCAACCCCGACGAGGCCGTGATCCAGAACCTTGTCGCCGCCGGCATCCGCGGTTTCGACGTGGCCTCGCCCTTCGAGATCGACCTGATCGGCCGCATGGCGCCGCATGCCGCGCGCCATTACCACAATCCCGTCCGCGCCCGGTCCGAGATCGCGCACGGCGTGTCCCAGAACATCCGCGCCTGGTCCGTGGACAGCCGGTCCGAACTGGACAAGCTGTTCGATCAGGTGCCGACCCATGTCGACGGCAAGGGGGTCGAGATATCGCCCCGCTTCAAGTTGCCGGTGCTGGGCGCGGCCTATGACTTCGGCTCCAAGTTCGGCGCATCGCCCGAACTGGCGGCCGAGCTGCTGGCAGAGGTCGCGCGCCGTGGGTACGTCCCGTCGCTGACCTTCCATCCGGGCACGCAATGCACCGACCCGATCGCATGGGAAAGCTATATCCGCGTGTCCAAGGACATCTGCGACATGGCGGGCGTGCGCGCGGTGCGCCTGAACGTGGGCGGCGGTTTCCCCTCGCACCGCGTCGTGGGCGTCGAGCCCGACCTGACCTCGATCTTCCAGGAGATCGCCGACACCGTGACCGAGATGTTCGGCACCGACGCGCCCGATCTGGTCTGCGAACCGGGACGCGGCATCGTGGCCGACGCCTATGCGCTGATCACCCGGGTCAAGGGCGTGCGCGACGGCGGCCACGTGTTCCTGAACGACGGCGTCTATGGCGGCCTGGCCGAGCTGCCGATCATCGGCAATATCGACCGCATCGAGGTCCTGACCCCCAAGGGCACCCCGCGCGAGGGCGAGGCCGGCGGCCGCGTCATCTTTGGCCCGACCTGCGATTCGGTCGACCGACTGCCGGGCGAACTGGCGCTGCCGGACACGATCCAGGAAGGCGATTTCGTGATCTTCCACGGCGCGGGCGCCTATTCAACGGTCACGAACACGCGATTCAACGGTTTCGGCGCGATGACCAACGCGACCGTGATGCGCCTGTCGTAA
- a CDS encoding inositol monophosphatase family protein, translating into MASANLNVMIKAARKAGRALVKDFREVENLQVSVKGAGDFVTRADREAERLIKEELMTARPSYGWLGEETGKTEGDDPTRRWIVDPLDGTTNFLHGLPHWAVSIALEHKKEIVAAVIFDAAKDEMFVAEKGTGAYMNDQRLRVSGRTKLSESVFSTGIPHAGTGPLPAMIQDLAQLMPVCAGVRGFGSAALNLAYVAGGRFDGYWERGTKSWDVAAGILMVREAGGFVHGIREGDDPLESGRLIAANPTLLDPFAKIIRARD; encoded by the coding sequence ATGGCAAGCGCCAATCTGAACGTGATGATCAAGGCCGCCCGCAAGGCGGGTCGCGCCCTCGTCAAGGACTTCCGCGAGGTCGAGAACCTTCAGGTCAGCGTCAAGGGCGCCGGCGATTTCGTCACCCGCGCCGACCGCGAGGCCGAGCGCCTGATCAAGGAAGAGCTGATGACCGCCCGCCCCAGCTATGGCTGGCTGGGCGAGGAGACCGGCAAGACCGAGGGCGACGACCCCACCCGTCGCTGGATCGTGGACCCGCTGGACGGGACGACGAACTTCCTGCACGGCCTGCCGCACTGGGCTGTCTCCATCGCGCTGGAGCACAAGAAGGAGATCGTCGCCGCGGTCATCTTCGACGCCGCCAAGGACGAGATGTTCGTGGCCGAAAAGGGCACCGGCGCCTATATGAACGACCAGCGCCTGCGCGTGTCGGGCCGCACCAAGCTGTCCGAATCGGTGTTCTCGACCGGGATCCCGCATGCCGGGACCGGCCCGCTGCCCGCGATGATCCAGGATCTGGCCCAGCTGATGCCCGTCTGTGCGGGCGTGCGCGGTTTCGGGTCCGCGGCGCTGAACCTGGCCTATGTCGCCGGCGGACGGTTCGACGGCTATTGGGAACGCGGCACGAAATCCTGGGACGTGGCCGCGGGTATCCTGATGGTGCGCGAGGCCGGCGGTTTCGTCCACGGCATCCGCGAGGGCGACGATCCGCTGGAATCGGGTCGTCTCATCGCGGCGAACCCCACCCTGCTGGACCCCTTCGCCAAGATCATCCGCGCCCGCGACTAG